A genomic window from Sorex araneus isolate mSorAra2 chromosome 2, mSorAra2.pri, whole genome shotgun sequence includes:
- the PCLAF gene encoding PCNA-associated factor, which produces MVRTKADGVPGSYRKVVASRAPRKVLGSTSAATNSTSSSSSRKAENKYAGGNPVCVRPTPKWQKGIGEFFRQSPKDLEKENWVPEEPGSSGLGKTKRKASPLQPDHTDDGKE; this is translated from the exons ATGGTGCGCACTAAAGCCGACGGCGTCCCCGGCTCCTACAGGAAAG TGGTGGCATCGCGGGCTCCCAGGAAAGTGCTCGGTTCGACCTCGGCGGCCACCAACTCCACATCCTCATCTTCGTCAAGGAAAG CTGAAAATAAGTATGCAGGAGGAAACCCCGTTTGTGTGCGCCCAACTCCAAAGTGGCAAAAAGGAATCGGAGAATTCTTCAGACAGTCCCCTAAagatttggaaaaagaaaactgggTTCCTGAAGAGCCAGGAAGCAGTGGCTtaggaaaaacaaagagaaa agCAAGTCCTTTGCAACCTGATCATACAGATGATGGAAAAGAATAG